Below is a window of Chitinophagales bacterium DNA.
CTCATCTATTATTATGCATGGTAAATGCAGCATTCAAGAAGCGAAATTTACCGGGCCACTGCCTTATCCACTCCAAGTAGTGAATGCAGCCCTTGCAACTTTCCTCTATTCCATACAAATAATACATCTGCCTGCCCCTGAAGTATTACCTTTTTTGTTCTTTGGAATTTACCAACTATTAGGTATGGTTTTACATAGCCCGGCCAATTTACTTTGCAGACAAAACATATCCACTATGGACGCTCATGATGCAAATAGTTTTGTGGCCATAAATTACATTACCTGTCGGCCTGAATACGCAACACGTTTTGAAGAGCTTTTTAAAACAAGGGCGCATGCTATTGACCATGCTCCCGGATTCCGCCACATGTATGTATTGAAACCTCTGACCGCTGAGAACAAATATCTTGTCATTAGTCACTGGGAAAGTGAACAGCATTTCAAAGCATGGACTCGTTCGGCAGCTTTTCTGAAAGGGCATCAGCGGGGATTTGCCGATTTACAGGCTGCTAAAGCTGCTGGCAAAGAGCCCCCAATGCAATCTGAGTTTAAAACCTATCAGCTACTGACCCGATGAAGACTATATTGAAGAAATTTGGCATTGCCGGACTGATTTTCTTTTTCCTGAAAGGACTGCTGTGGCTTACCCTTATGCTTCTGGGCGGAGAAATGCTGCTCCGCTGAATTCATGCTTAAAACTGGTTATTTTAGCGGGGATTCTTTTTATATACGCCAATGAGGGGTTTGCGCTTTGCTCCAAACTTGTTGATAATTACCTTCCTTTCTGCACTCCTTTCAGGCTGTCGTCTCATTACAGTTATTCAATTTGAAAAAGCGAAGAAGCATGCACCATATGAGGCAATCATTGTGCCCGGCTTTCCCTATGATCCGCAGAATGGGAAACAGAAAATGAATATAGTGCATCGCATTCGTATCCTGTGGGCCTATTACTTGTATCAGAGAGGACTTACCCAAAACATTATTTTTTCAGGTGGAGCTGTCTATACTCCTTACACAGAAGCCGGCATAATGGCTCAGTATGCCTACAGTTTGGGAATTCCTCCTGAAAACATTTTTCAGGAAACCCGTGCGGAGCACAGTATAGAAAATCTTTTTTACGGATATGCTCTCGCCCGTAATCTGGGGTTTGAAAAGATTGCTATCGCTACGGATCCGTTTCAGACCCAGCTCATCAAACGCAACACCCGGCAAGACCAACTGCCTGTTTATTATCTACCAGCCAAAGTGAGTATGCTTCTACGAAAATTTAAAGACCTAGATCCGGTAGTGGAAAATCCGGAAGAGGAAAAGGTAAGCAATTTCACCCCGCTGAACGAGCGTCTTACATCCGAAGAAAGAAAACGAGGCACACAGGGCGAGCGATTCCGGTCTCGCTATAACCTGATTCGGGTTACCGTGAAATCTCTGGAAGAACTACACCTGTATAAGAAATAACTCATCACCGGGATAGAAATACCTTACTTAAACTTACAGTTGGTGACTCTTAAACGGCCATTTCAGTAGCACATCCCAATAAAACGTTTCGGGCACTCATAGCCCAATCTACCGTTTTATGCTATGCTAAAATTCTTTTCGGATTATTGATAAGGTTCCTGTTTTTAAAAGGCGAAGGCTAAAATAAAACAGGAGAATTTTCTGAACTGAAAGAGATACAACTGTAAACTAAATCATCTCCATCCAGCTATTTTCTCGTAAAGAAATTGCCCGGCAGTTTCTAGTATTAGTAAATTCAAACCGGCACCGATAGATGCAATCGGCATCTTTATTACGGATCCACCAACAACATCATATCGCTGTATCAGCCTGCCGCTGATATCCAACACTTTCAACTTTATGATGTCATTTGGCGGAAAAGCCGACAAGTCAATGATTACTTCTGAATATCCTGTTTGCACCTTGAGTTTTTCCCTCAGTGCCTTTTGATCCGCGCTTGAGCAAACGTCAACCATCGTGGTCTGTTCAGCAGTGTCCGCACAGTTTTGCTCATTGATGTAAATGTACTGCACCACTATTATGTTGCCTGTGTCGGCCGATGCCGGATTGAAGACGTTTCCTGTGATGCCGCTTCCAACAAAAGTTCCTCCGGAGGGCGCACCGACTAAATTCACCGGGGGATCGGTATTACAATACTGCAAGGCCAACCCCGAGAAGCTGGCCTCGGGGACGGGATTGACGGTGATCTTGTTGGTGGCCGTATCGCTGCATCCGGTAAAGTCCGTGAAGGTATAGATAATATTGAACGTGCCGATTCCGGCATCCTGAGGATAGAAAATATTGTTATTGACCCCGACACCGAGATAGCTACCTCCCGCAGGCACCCCTCCATACATCGCGAAAGGCGCATCATGCTCACACACCGGAGCAAATGCGTCAAGCGTTACTGCCGGGATGGCGGCTACAACGAGGTCGGTGCCGTTATCGTTGGCCACCAGTGCCGGACTGGACTTCAATCCGCATGCCATCGTTGGCGGGCAGCTGGAGCACGATGAAGAGCACAAGCTTTTCCTTTTATATCCCCAGGGCAACTGGGTGGAAGTGGGCCGGGGCACTCCCTTTTTCATCATTGGCAACTCCGGCTATGGCAAGCCGCTGCTGCATCGCAGCCTGAACTATAACTCCTCCTTGCAGGAAGCGCTGAAGGCAGGTTATCTTTCTTTCGATTCCACCTATGTGAGCGCCAATGATGTTGACTATCCCATTGACGTGGCCATTTACCTGCGCGACAGCTTCAATATTGTTGAACACCGCTTTGAGCGCGATGATGTCTATTCGGTTTCCAGAAAATGGAACGAGCTGCTGAAGGAATCTATGAAGAAGCTACCGGAAGACTGGATGGATGCTGTTTTCAGAAAATTGCCTGAGCCGGCCGGTAAACCGCTTTAATGGAAATCACGGTTGACCATTCGCTAAGATACAGCTACTCCGCACCGGTTTATCTTGAGCCGCAGATCCTCTATTTAACGCCCCGCCCCAGCCTGCACACGCAAATCCTGGAGCATCACCTGGAAATTGTGCCGGCTCCGGCCCTGCTGGCACAAAACCTTGATTCGGAAGGCAACCTGCAGCATGTTGCCCATTTTCAAGAACTTACCGACCGGCTGGAGGTGAAGGTGACCATGCGCATTCGCAATTCACTGGAAAACCCTTTTGCCTTTTATGTTTACCCCTTTGAGCTGGCAAATTTTCCGATGGAATATCCGAAGCGGCTGCGCAGGGTGTTGCGCCCTTACCTAAAAGTGAGAAGCGACCGGCTGGTGGACGATTACATGAAAGGCCTGCGCAACCAGAAGGGAGACCCGGTCATTGATTTTCTGGGGGCACTGGCAAAAAAAATCAGCGGTGACTTTGGCTATGAATTCCGGGAGAAGGGGCGGCCGCATTCTCCGGATTATTTCCTTAGAAAAGGGAAGGGGTCATGCCGTGACTATGCCGGTCTTTGCGCTGAGGTCTGCCGCAGGTCAGGTATTGCCGCCCGGTTTGTCAGCGGTTATTTCCGTGGCGATGCAGAGCTATCGCATCATCTGCATGGCTGGATTGAAGTGTATCTTCCTGGTGCCGGATGGCGCGGGCTTGACCCCACGCAGGGCGTTTGGGCCGATGACAAGTACATCGCGCTTGCCGCCTCGCTTTACCCCGACAAAATCGCCCCGGTGAACGGCAGCTATAGGGGTGGCGCGGAGGCGAGAATGAAAGTGGAGGTGGTTATTCGTTAAACATTCATATCCTACCTCTTCACCATCCGCTTCGTCTCCACCACCTCCCCGTCTATCACCAGCGAGTAGCTGTATGTGCCGCTGCTCAGGTTCTGGGCGAACACCGTCATGATGCCGTAGCCTTTCTGCAATTCCACCGTTTTGATGATCCGCCCCGTGATGTCGAAGAACAGCATCTGAGCCTTGCCGCTTTCTTCCGGGATGAAGTACGAGATAGAGGTCTGTTCCTTGAACGGGTTCGGGACGTTCTGCTCCAGTATAACCACCTGCAGTGAACTGAGCTCTACCGTCAGATGCTTGGCATGGCCTTCTTCATCTCCCGATTGATCTTCCGGGTTTGATTGGCGGTAGCCTACCCCGCAGCATTGGTTGATCGTATTCTCAAGGTTGGTCAATCTGCCTCTTAAGGCTGACGACAGCGAGTCTATTCTTGACTGCTGCTCTTCTATGGTGGCTTGCTGGGCCTGCATGGCGCTGATGAGGTAGGGAATGAATCCCGTGTAGTTCACCGCCTTGAAGTCTGCCCTTTCCGACAGCGTTTTGCCTTGCAGCCCCTTGATCTCCGGCTGTACTCTCGTTGTTACAAGCTCCGGCAATATTTGCTCTACTTCCTGCGCGATCAGCCCGTGGCGGACGCCTTCCTGCAGCGACAGCATCCGGTAATCTTCCGTTCTGTATTCATAGCTTTTCGGCTTCAGCGCCTTGATGACTTCGAGAGCATCCTGAGCATCCATGTCCGTGATGTTCCTCTTCAGCTTTTGGTCTGATGTCTCGTAAACCGAGCCCGTCACCGTGATGTCGCCTGCAAAATGGCCTGCCGAGCTGGAATCCGAGCCGGTGGCGGTAGCATAGATGCCTATGTTGATACCGGTAGAATCTTCAGCTCCGAAAAAGCCGCCAACGTTAACGCTGTCTGAGCCGGAGGCAAAGGCAATGACCCCTGCGTTGACCGCAGTGTCGGCTTCTTCATCTTCCGACAAGGCCATTACTGCGGCATTGAAAGCGCTGGAGCGTTGGCTCATGGCGATCACGCCTATGTTCTTGTTTTCAGTGGGTATTTGAGCCAGACCAGCCACGCCTATGTTCATCGGATCATCTTCCGGGCCGGGCAGTTCCACTCCTCCCGCGCTGCCCAGGATGCCGATGTTGGCCACCGTGGCATTCTCGCTGACAGCGACCACTCCGGCATGCGAGGGGGTGACGCTGTCGGTGAAGCTGTAAATGCCTGCCATGCCTCCGGTGAATATCGCGCCTATTGTATCTCCTTGCGCCTGGATGCCCGCCAGGCCTGTGCCTCCGCGCACGGTTAGCCGTGCTCCGTCAAGGCTGTAGCTGATGCCGATGCCTACGTTGGTGCCGTTGTCGTAGATGAGCGTATTGCAGAGGACGTTGTTCACCGCATCCCACTTGGTGACGTAATTTGAATCCGTTGGGGTGGCGCAGGAGGAGACTTTGGCGGTGTTGAGTTCGTTGACAGCATTGACTAACAATGCAGTAAATTCGGAATAGTTGATTGATTTGAAGATAAGCGTATCCATAAGTACTGTCCCGTTTGTATCAATAATGGCTGGAAAAATAATTTCCTTAACAAGTGAAGGTAAGATTGAATCAACCTGTTGAGCAATAAAACCAAAGTGTCTCAAAGAATCCAAGTTTAAATAAGGAAAGCTGTCTCTTTTGTATATGAAACTTTTACTTTCTATCTGACTAAGAACGTCTAATGCTCCGCTGACATTTTCAATACTGTCTTTTAGTATCAGGTCAGAACCTCCATATTGTCCAAAAGCAAAAGTATTCCCATTGAAAACTGCCGCCCAGTTGCGATCTGCTGCTGCACTTGCATAAATTCCAATATTGATTCCTAACTGGTTGTTCGCTTCAAATGCCCCAGCTATATTTTGAAATAAGGAACCTGATGCTCTTCCTAAGACACCAAGATTATAGAGATTGGGTGGTGCAGGATCACCAGGGTCGTAATTGGCAAAGCCCATCGCACCTATATTTACCACATCAGACCCTTCACCTATACCGTAAACTCCAATATTGGATGCATCTCCCGCTGGACTTCCTGATGGTGTTATAGACATGCCTATTACTCCAAAATTTCTTTTGGTTGCATTTCCGCTTTCTCCGACTAAACCTGATTGTTCGGGAAAAGTGCCGGAAGATATACCATACACCGCAGTATTTTCGCTGCTATTCTGAACATGTAGTTTTGCAAGAAGATTGGAATTTATGTCAATTCCGATTTTGATATTCGTTGGTGCTGAAACATCCTCGTAAACAATAGTATTACAGACTGTATTAGCCGATGGCGACCATTTCGCAAGATAATTTTGAAAACTGGGAGGAGTTGGGTTCTGGCAAGCTGAAACGTCTCCTCCGGTCGCATCAGGAACAAGAATCACATTCCCATTTAGATCGACCGACAGAACTCCAGGTCCTGGGTTGGGACTTGTAACTTCTCCAGCCACATTATAAAGCTGTCTGAACTTCAAACCGCTGCCGCCAATTCCAGTGTGAGTAAAATTATTCGGGTCAGCATTTATTTCAAGCTTGTTAAGCGGACCTGAAGGATCGTTTGATAACCCGATTCCCACATTCGCGTTATTGTCACCAAGAATCATACTATTGGAAACTCTGGCTATAGTATTCGCGCCAATAGTAGTGGCATTATTAAGATTGTTGGGTGTGCCCGCACCTTGGGCATTGTAACCTATAAATGTATTTGCGCTTCCGATGGTGTTTCCAAATCCTGCCTTGTAACCCACAAATACATTACTATCGCCAACGGTATTCATTGCACCTGATTGAAACCCTACAAAGGAATTTCCTGAAGAAGTGCTAAAAACACCGGATCGTTGCCCAACATACACATTTTGTCCTCCGGTCTGGTTAACGCTACCGGCTGACTCCCCGATAAAAACATTATCACTGCCAGATGTATTCTGTGTTCCGGCAGCCTTGCCGAGAAACATGTTACGGTTACCGTTTGTAATTAAT
It encodes the following:
- a CDS encoding transglutaminase, translated to MEITVDHSLRYSYSAPVYLEPQILYLTPRPSLHTQILEHHLEIVPAPALLAQNLDSEGNLQHVAHFQELTDRLEVKVTMRIRNSLENPFAFYVYPFELANFPMEYPKRLRRVLRPYLKVRSDRLVDDYMKGLRNQKGDPVIDFLGALAKKISGDFGYEFREKGRPHSPDYFLRKGKGSCRDYAGLCAEVCRRSGIAARFVSGYFRGDAELSHHLHGWIEVYLPGAGWRGLDPTQGVWADDKYIALAASLYPDKIAPVNGSYRGGAEARMKVEVVIR